In Desulfosudis oleivorans Hxd3, the DNA window ACCAGCCTGATCCCGAAGATTTTAAGGCCCTTGATGAGTCGGTGCGGCAGATCGCCATACAGATCGAGCGGTGCGCGAAAATCACCCAGGGGCTGCTCCGGTTTGCCCGCAAATCGGAGATTGTCCTGCAGCCGGTGAATATCGGCACCTTCATTCCCGAGGTGGTGGGCATGGTCGAACAGCGGGCCGGCGTGGAAAATATCCGTATCATTCAGGAACTGCAGGACGGTGCACCGCCGGTCATGAGCGACCCAAACCAGCTTCAGCAGGTGTTTTTAAACCTTTTCAACAACGCGATGTATGCACTTAAGGGGAAAACCGGCGCCGAGATCCGCGTTCGCAGCCTGCGGGAGGGGAATGATCTTGTGATAACGGTGGCGGACAACGGCTGCGGCATTACTCCGGAGGACATGGAAAAAATCTACCTGCCGTTTTTCACCACCAAACCGGTGGGCCAGGGAACCGGCCTGGGGCTGAGCACCGTCTATGGCATTATAGAGGGCCTGGGCGGCCGCATCACCGTGGAAAGCGAGGTCAATGCCGGCACGGTGTTTACCATCCGCCTGCCCATCGGCAGGACATGAACGCATTCAACCCGGAAGTTTCATGAAATATTCAGGCAGTCGACAATCATAATAATATTTTAAATATTTTAAGGAGGTCAAAGAAGATGAGTGACATGCAACTGCTGATCATTGATGATGAAGAGAGGTTTGTCAAAACCACCCAGGCCCTGCTGGAGCGTAAAGGGGTTCACACCCATGTGGCCACCAACGGGACCGATGCCATGCAGGTGCTTGAAAAGGAGCGGGTGGACGTGGTGGTGCTTGACATCAAGATGCCCGGCCTGGACGGCATAGAGACCCTGCGGGTGATAAAAAAACGGTATCCACTGGTGGAGGTGATCATGCTTACCGGCCATGCGTCGGCGGAAACCGCCGTGGAAGGCATGAACCTGGGGGCCTTTGACTACCTGATGAAGCCGTGCGATGTGGAAAAGCTGCTGGAAAAAGCCGAGGCGGCTTATGAGAAAAAAGTCGCGCAGGCGGAAAAGGCCCGGAAAGAGAAGATCGACAAAATCATCAGCGACCCCCTGGAGGCCCTCAAAAAATAGCAGCAGGCCATGGGATGATGAAAACCATAACCGGGGCGCGGTATGCCGTGTCCCGGTCTTTTACCCATTACCCGTCGCCGCCGCTCAACCGGTTGCGACTGTATACGGCCGTACAAAAAAATCGGAAACCCTGTTGCCGGTTTATCTTTGAAGACAAAAAAAAACATGGTAGCCTGCTTTTTTGAAAATTTCATGGACATTTTGTTGCATCGGCCGTTTGCGCCGGCGTGACAGCCGGAGCATTAAAGTTTCAGGCAGGAGACACCATTCGGACATGAAGGAGCCGTGTCATGACGACTGCGAGCGTGTTACTGGTGGATGACGAGGAGGCCTTTGCCACCTCCAACGCAAAACTTCTGAGCAACCGGGGGTATGATGCCCGAACCGCCCTGGACGGCAAAGCGGCACTTCAGGTGCTTGCGGAAAACAACATCGACGTGACCGTGCTGGATGTGCGCATGCCCGGAATGGACGGTATTTCTCTGCTCACGGAGATCAAGAAGCGGTTTCCCCTGGTGGAGGTGATCATGCTCAGCGGCCAGGCAACGTTTGAAACGGCGGTGGAGGGTCTCAAACTGGGCGCCAGCGACTATCTGATGAAACCCTGTCAGATCAGCGACCTTGTCGGCAAAATCGAGGAAGCTCTGGAAAAGCGCAAAATAAACGAAGAGAAACAGCGGTACGAGGCGGCCCGTGAACAGAAGGGGGCCTCATGATCTTCCGCCAGGACAATATTCGAGTTCAACCCGGATATTTTATGAAATATCCGGGTTAAGGGTGAGTGCAATGGTCAATGTGCTTTTCGTGGATGATGAGGCCGGTTTTCTGGATATCATTACCAAGCGAATGACAAAGCGGGGCGTGGCGTCCGTGGGCATCGCCGACGGGGAAGAGGCCTTGTCGCTGATTGAAAAGCAGCCCTTTGATGTGGTGGTGCTGGACGTCAGAATGCCGGGCTGCAGAAGCGGCATCGAGATTCTCAAGGAGATCAAGACCCGGTGGCCCCTGGTGGAGGTGATCATGCTGACCGGGCATGCCCTGCTGGAAGTGGCAAAAACCGGAATGGAAAACGGCGCGTTTGATTATCTTGTCAAACCGGCCGATTTTGATGAACTGTACTACAAGATCAGAGATGCCGGCCAGAAGAAAAAGCTGCAGGAAACAAAGATAAAGGGAATTGACGATATCATGAAGAAACAGGTGTAACGGAAACAGAAAACGAGAATGAAAAGGAGAAAATCTATGGGGTTCTTGACAAAAGCGGGCCAGTTCATGTACGCGGGCGCGCGGGCCCATGCAGAATGGGAAATCACCATGGCCAGGAACATTCTGGGGGACAGAAGGCGGCTTTTCGTGCTGGGGTTGATGCTGCTGCCGATCCTCATCGGCGGCTATGTTTTCGCCGACGAGATCGCCAACGGGATTCCCCAATATCTGGGAGGGAAACACGCTTACAGCCCCTCGTTTTTTACCAC includes these proteins:
- a CDS encoding response regulator, encoding MTTASVLLVDDEEAFATSNAKLLSNRGYDARTALDGKAALQVLAENNIDVTVLDVRMPGMDGISLLTEIKKRFPLVEVIMLSGQATFETAVEGLKLGASDYLMKPCQISDLVGKIEEALEKRKINEEKQRYEAAREQKGAS
- a CDS encoding response regulator — encoded protein: MVNVLFVDDEAGFLDIITKRMTKRGVASVGIADGEEALSLIEKQPFDVVVLDVRMPGCRSGIEILKEIKTRWPLVEVIMLTGHALLEVAKTGMENGAFDYLVKPADFDELYYKIRDAGQKKKLQETKIKGIDDIMKKQV
- a CDS encoding response regulator, which codes for MSDMQLLIIDDEERFVKTTQALLERKGVHTHVATNGTDAMQVLEKERVDVVVLDIKMPGLDGIETLRVIKKRYPLVEVIMLTGHASAETAVEGMNLGAFDYLMKPCDVEKLLEKAEAAYEKKVAQAEKARKEKIDKIISDPLEALKK